The following nucleotide sequence is from Erythrobacter aurantius.
TCGAATTCGTCCGTGGCGCGAACTTCGCGGTCGAGGTCGATCTGATCGTCGAGGGCGCGGAGGAAATCCTGCACCGCGCTGGCAGGGACGCCCGAGGCCCGCATCGATCGGTAAAGGCTGGAACCGACCTTGCCGCGGACACGAAGCGGGGTGTCGTCGACACGAATGATGTTGCGAACAAGCGCCAGATCGCCGCCGATCCCGGTTTCTGGATCTGCTCCCTGACGGCCCACTTCCAGTTCAAGATCAAACCGTGCGCGGAACTTGAGCGCATCGAGCGGCCGGGCGGCGCCCGGTTCTGGTCGCCGGCCAAGAACAATGTCCATTTTTGTGCCAGGCTCGATTTCGGACAGCGGCATGGCCCCTCCGATCAAGGCGCTGACCCGGCCGATATCGGTCGCAGAAACGCCAGCCCGGCGGAGCATGCTAGCAAACGAGTCGCCAGCGGCGAGGGTTGCGACCATATCGATCCGCGGGCGCTCTGGTGCGTTCTCGAGAGGGATAACATCCGCCGTCGGCCCCATGCGGCGCCCGCTGTCCGCGCCAAGGGCAAGCGGCATGATCATCTGGCTGCGGAACTCGTCGCGAATTTCCTCGCCCTGAGGCATGGCTGAACGGGCTTCAAGCGGGGCCATGCTAGGCCAGAAAGCCACCGCGACCGCGCCAAGAGCGACCATCGTGCCAAGGCCCCGGAACCAGCGCCGACTGCCGATATCCTCGGCAAGATCGGGCGTCAGATCAAGCGAATGAAACCACGTTCCAGCCTTCAGCTTCCATTCGTCATAGCGTTGGGCGAACCCGTCCACCCGGGCGAGGACCTGGCGCTTGACGAGGGTGTTCTTCGATGGCGGTGCCATCTGGCGAGAACGATGGAAATAGGATGCAAATTCGCGAGCCGCGTCAGGCGACAGTTCGGCGCTTTCAGGCCCGAAGCTTTCAGGCACGGCAAGGTCGCCGGCGCTGTCGGCCGTTCGTCCATTTTCCGGAATATCGCCTGTGTGATCCAATTCTACGGTTCCCCGACGCCAGCACTGAAACGCCGCGCAAGCATCGCCAATGTCTGTTGCGCGGGGACAATGGCCGATCAAGGTAAATCTGCACTTAACCAGCGATCAGCCGAGTCTCGCATGCGATAAGGCGTTTTGCGTATACGTTTTTCTCGTTCACAGCCCTTTCACCATTCGTCGCGCACGGGATTGCCCGCCCCGCCCAAGCCTGACACAAGAGCCAGCGTGACCT
It contains:
- a CDS encoding M23 family metallopeptidase, giving the protein MAPPSKNTLVKRQVLARVDGFAQRYDEWKLKAGTWFHSLDLTPDLAEDIGSRRWFRGLGTMVALGAVAVAFWPSMAPLEARSAMPQGEEIRDEFRSQMIMPLALGADSGRRMGPTADVIPLENAPERPRIDMVATLAAGDSFASMLRRAGVSATDIGRVSALIGGAMPLSEIEPGTKMDIVLGRRPEPGAARPLDALKFRARFDLELEVGRQGADPETGIGGDLALVRNIIRVDDTPLRVRGKVGSSLYRSMRASGVPASAVQDFLRALDDQIDLDREVRATDEFDIIIAYRRAATGERQAGQLLFAGLERDGKPKTQLMRWGKDGRFYEASGVGEQRRGLVAPVPGSISSSFGMRRHPILGYRRMHSGMDFRARHGTPIVAVTDGRVSSAGRAGGCGIAVRLDHGGGLSTRYCHMSRMAVRSGQEVRRGQVIGYVGSTGLSTGPHLHYEMYRNGRAINPASVDFVTRAVLSGTELIDFQRKLIELREIEPGAALEDLEPLPSEVKEPEREIEKIDLARRIN